A genome region from Fusarium musae strain F31 chromosome 5, whole genome shotgun sequence includes the following:
- a CDS encoding hypothetical protein (EggNog:ENOG41), producing the protein MALNFLSSTAMNINGNEIGAPEHQTFCSFNGFMTQVFVIQTDYWVLTIALCTYVILAGYKSLSSWVQDQRIFLSCLPWALSLLWAGLGLKLAGYGDIGAWCWFTSDEVRLLANFVPRWVIIITILSMYARLYFILRKSHKSFISLGNSNSTSEPSRERTITRSNHDIWRYHESDAAGRRRLQRIARLMIMYPVVYMLVWTLPTAIRLYQTIKHTPAPFALQTVDKACIVSQGLVDAIIYGVNESSLSRWRELLFASSDKDVTETVTARNMDTRVSTRVHSNAAVMSSASSSKVIITTSIEQETSSLDKDDGLELTEMRPVFRPNSGSR; encoded by the exons ATGGCTCTCAACTTTCTCTCATCGACTGCCATGAACATCAACGGCAACGAGATCGGCGCCCCAGAACACCAAACATTCTGCAGTTTCAACGGCTTCATGACCCAAGTCTTTGTCATACAGACCGACTACTGGGTATTGACTATTGCGCTGTGCACCTACGTCATTCTAGCAGGCTACAAATCCTTATCGTCGTGGGTCCAAGATCAACGCATCTTCCTTTCGTGTCTACCATGGGCCCTCAGTTTGCTATGGGCTGGTCTTGGACTGAAACTGGCGGGATATGGTGATATTGGAGCCT GGTGCTGGTTCACTTCTGATGAAGTCCGCCTGCTCGCCAACTTCGTCCCGCGAtgggtcatcatcatcaccatcctctccaTGTACGCCCGTCTGTACTTCATTCTTAGGAAATCACACAAGAGCTTCATCTCACTTGGAAACTCAAACTCGACATCAGAACCTTCTCGAGAAAGGACTATCACGCGGTCGAATCATGATATCTGGCGGTATCACGAGTCAGATGCCGCTGGTCGTCGAAGACTGCAAAGG ATTGCACGATTGATGATTATGTATCCTGTTGTGTATATGCTGGTCTGGACACTGCCTACTGCTATTCGGCTATACCAGACTATCAAGCATACTCCAGCTCCATTTGCGTTGCAGACGGTCGACAAG GCCTGCATTGTGTCACAAGGTCTCGTCGACGCGATAATCTACGGTGTCAATGAATCTTCACTCAGTCGATGGCGCGAACTCCTCTTCGCGTCCAGCGATAAAGACGTTACAGAGACCGTTACAGCCAGAAACATGGATACTAGAGTATCAACGCGTGTGCACTCGAATGCAGCCGTTATGTCTTCCGCGTCTAGTAGCAAAGTCATAATCACAACGTCCATTGAGCAGGAGACAAGCAGTCTTGATAAAGACGATGGACTGGAGCTCACAGAAATGAGGCCGGTTTTTAGACCAAACTCAGGCTCAAGATAG
- a CDS encoding hypothetical protein (EggNog:ENOG41): MTSLTKTTYQAFASARAQGNPAAVIILPKPGSVAQDGNGEFPYDLFPPASKLQETAKGINLPMTAFALPLDPENESAKAHYAVRWFNPVNEAPLCGHATLALSQHLFSTLPNAPQTLRYLTRLHGVASASLNQSPFEDAKLVGIEFPELLDLPAVSQDSKRWDELKGLFEAASASKWEGTGEPVAVFEQDQYFMLEFSPELDLKALKFDASKLTGSAHRAIIPHVLSNAETTTRLKQHHPDFTGNTLRSLQQSKEGGELTVEWLRDTKTVRIMGNASRTGETSIEI, translated from the exons ATGACTTCTCTTACGAAAACTACGTACCAAGCCTTTGCATCGGCGAGGGCGCAGGGCAATCCGGCAGCCGTGATCATCCTGCCGAAGCCCGGATCGGTCGCACAAGATGGGAACGGAGAGTTTCCGTACGACCTGTTCCCTCCCGCCTCAAAGCTTCAAGAAACGGCGAAAGGCATCAATCTCCCAATGACAGCATTTGCGCTCCCTCTTGACCCAGAGAATGAGTCGGCGAAAGCTCACTACGCCGTTCGATGGTTCAATCCCGTCAACGAAGCGCCGCTTTGTGGCCATGCGACTCTCGCCTTGTCGCAGCACCTGTTCAGTACTCTTCCCAATGCGCCGCAGACGCTGAGGTATCTTACTAGGCTTCATGGTGTTGCCTCTGCATCTCTCAATCAGAGCCCATTTGAAGATGCGAAGCTGGTTGGTATTGAGTTTCCGGAACTACTTGACCTTCCTGCCGTATCACAGGATAGCAAGCGATGGGATGAGTTGAAGGGCTTGTTTGAAGCGGCTTCTGCTTCGAAGTGGGAGGGCACAGGAGAGCCAGTGGCTGTATTTGAGCAAGATCAGTACTTCATGCTTGAGTTTAGCCCTGAGCTTGACTTGAAAGCTTTGAAGTTCGATGCTTCCAAGTTG ACTGGCTCTGCTCACCGCGCCATCATCCCCCATGTCCTGTCAAACGCCGAGACTACTACCCGGCTCAAGCAGCATCACCCAGACTTTACTGGAAACACGCTGCGATCTTTGCAGCAGTCGAAGGAGGGTGGTGAATTGACTGTTGAGTGGCTTCGGGATACAAAGACCGTGAGGATTATGGGTAATGCTTCTCGTACCGGCGAGACCAGCATCGAAATATGA
- a CDS encoding hypothetical protein (EggNog:ENOG41): MDNSKLQVDDVTVLKSTGEEVENVPTKQLTLLDTYRSYTPEFSKETEAQLVRKIDLRLLPLIVTIYLFNYLDRNSITQARLYGLQEDTHVKGATYQTAISIFSAGYIMMQLPSTMIMTKMQPHIFLPGCIILWACVSACTAATSSPAGLLVVRFILGVVEAPFFPGAIYYLSTWYTKKELGIRMALLVCGILLSNCFAGLISAGILSGMAGKGHLAAWRWLFILEGLATIVIGVVAFFLLPDYPGTTSWLTEEERVVAQGRLAVDAGSEEILGEEEITMKQAILSAVRDYRVWLFACLQMSTTASISFSHFFPTLIKQLGFKNNTIVLLLTAPPYLFSFIWALSFAWDAD, translated from the exons ATGGATAATTCTAAACTCCAAGTAGACGACGTCACCGTTCTCAAATCCACAGGTGAAGAAGTCGAAAATGTGCCTACCAAACAACTCACCCTCCTGGACACCTACCGCTCCTACACCCCCGAATTCtccaaagaaacagaagctCAACTCGTGCGCAAGATTGATCTTCGGCTTCTTCCCCTGATCGTCACTATTTACCTCTTCAACTACCTTGATCGCAACTCCATCACCCAAGCTCGTCTCTATGGCCTCCAGGAAGATACGCATGTTAAGGGCGCGACGTACCAGACGGCCATTTCTATCTTTTCTGCGGGATACATCATGATGCAGCTTCCATCTACAATGATTATGACAAAGATGCAGCCTCATATCTTCTTG CCTGGTTGTATTATTCTTTGGGCTTGTGTCAGTGCATGTACAGCTGCAACGTCCAGTCCAGCGGGCCTTCTCGTCGTTCGTTTCATCCTCGGTGTTGTCGAAGCGCCATTTTTCCCTGGAGCTATATACTACCTGAGTACGTGGTACACCAAAAAGGAACTCGGTATTCGAATGGCGTTGCTAGTCTGTGGCATCCTCTTATCCAATTGCTTCGCCGGTTTGATCTCAGCAGGTATTCTCTCAGGCATGGCTGGCAAGGGACATCTCGCTGCATGGAGatggctcttcatccttgaagGCCTTGCTACTATCGTCATTGGTGTTGTCGCATTCTTTCTTCTGCCTGACTACCCTGGTACTACGAGCTGGTTGACTGAGGAAGAAAGAGTTGTCGCGCAGGGTCGattggctgttgatgctggaagTGAAGAGATCCTAGGTGAAGAGGAGATCACTATGAAACAAGCCATACTCTCAGCCGTTCGTGACTACAGAGTATGGTTGTTTGCCTGTCTTCAAATGTCTACAACCGCATCTATTTCCTTCTCGCATTTCTTCCCTACTCTGATCAAACAACTCGGCTTCAAAAATAACACCATAGTGCTTCTTCTCACCGCACCGCCGtatctcttctccttcatctgGGCCCTTAGCTTCGCATGGGATGCCGATTGA
- a CDS encoding hypothetical protein (EggNog:ENOG41~MEROPS:MER0034982) → MHPLLLLFLATRVVAGTAKLASRASASDHDSAYSKAASSALTPLGYAAAFINTDVLASREGYLEDFTLVDYDVDDCAERCNGNKECVAFNIYFKPDHPETSSNDKTAVIKCTLWSNPLSLPDTEIGSDVVAGSNAYNQEKALAGPGPGSVQTLPIKFPSVTQLGDTYYSVELTCDGQKMPVMLDTGSADLLIVSNACPNTPTSGCYNSTPFEIQPTTNMPANQSFFTIVGTGPVFGNQSILDVQFGTKDIVAKDLGVGLVYNAVKMEFQNGSFSGILGMGLRNVSRQFYQYQNLPPFDTLVAQERLLAPKFSTVFPRYADPNSPKEGRLTMGGIDKEASNGRMITYSDIVDSPK, encoded by the exons ATGCATCCACTTCTCCTATTGTTTCTGGCTACTCGAGTAGTAGCCGGCACAGCTAAGTTGGCATCGAGAGCGAGTGCATCCGACCATGACTCTGCCTATTCTAAGGCGGCCAGTTCTGCTCTCACGCCACTCGGATATGCTGCGGCATTTATTAACACTGATGTATTAGCTAGCCGAGAGGGTTATCTGGAAGATTTCACATTGGTCGACTACGACGTTGACGATTGTGCGGAACGGTGTAACGGCAACAAAGAATGTGTTGCTTTCAATATCTACTTCAAGCCCGATCACCCCGAAACTTCGTCAAATGATAAGACAGCGGTCATCAAGTGTACTCTCTGGTCTAATCCACTAAGTCTCCCGGATACAGAGATTGGCAGCGATGTCGTTGCCGGGAGTAATGCCTACAATCAAGAAAAGGCTCTAGCTGGTCCAGGGCCTGGATCAGTGCAGACACTGCCAATCAAGTTTCCCAGCGTGACGCAACTTGGGGATACTTATTATTCCGTGGAGCTGACGTGCGATGGCCAAAAGATGCCTGTCATGCTTGATACTGGCTCCGCAGACCTGCTTATTGTATCCAACGCGTGCCCGAACACTCCAACCAGTGGATGTTACAACAGCACGCCTTTCGAGATCCAG CCAACGACAAATATGCCAGCGAACCAAAGTTTCTTTACAATTGTTGGGACTGGGCCAGTATTTGGCAATCAGTCTATCTTGGATGTCCAATTTGGTACAAAGGACATTGTTGCGAAAGACTTAGGTGTCG GTCTTGTTTATAATGCTGTGAAAATGGAGTTTCAGAATGGAAGCTTTTCTGGAATACTCGGCATGGGTCTCCGAAATGTTTCTCGGCAGTTCTACCAGTATCAAAACTTGCCACCATTCGACACCTTGGTAGCACAAGAAAGGCTACTTGCACCCAAGTTCTCAACAGTATTTCCGCGATACGCGGATCCGAACAGTCCGAAAGAAGGTCGTCTGACCATGGGTGGCATTGACAAGGAAGCGTCGAACGGACGGATGATAACATACAGCGATATAGTAGACAGCCCCAAGTAA
- a CDS encoding hypothetical protein (EggNog:ENOG41) produces the protein MEARAKGMVDRALEQGDMKLLTSGKPVGDKGFSFPPAAFIEGAGESEIATKEIFSPVPVI, from the exons ATGGAGGCGAGGGCGAAGGGGATGGTGGACCGAGCTTTGGAGCAAGGTGATATGAAGCTTTTGACGAGCGGAAAACCCGTAGGCGACAAG GGCTTCTCGTTCCCTCCTGCAGCTTTTATCGAAGGCGCCGGAGAATCTGAGATCGCAACCAAAGAGATCTTTAGCCCGGTGCCTGTTATCTAG
- a CDS encoding hypothetical protein (EggNog:ENOG41) has product MAPRSFLSLSFELRHMIYKYYFTTKQGYHFNPTSRKLTAAHGEPIDLALMYTCRFIAGETKEMPFLYNHICFKTFYQKDLSVWLCRFDWLVAAQFQKQIQLLVQLSPFITPEIHFRVKERFPWFVASLSSALTYHNNPGLDWRDRFDICPNNRVRSAHREAIEFTLRLLCEGSGEQFIDTTNESLVGWEYSGGARLSNFLDRCYEPWRFPSLLSDLEEMGHRLGDHKAWPSMTSWETSGLHNMQYRSRYRFSAVSTAIGFLDALPINKRSSLRNITISEDRTSAGEPDGHAIGLIPFCQENGRLRIKHKFSMVRNIFQRAYKSESEPEDNCSSEIMFRFAGMNLYAVVGNCLAEAMYLPDAGMPDGSYTLLLDGEDAGDLCSAFFQQEVLKKEARRLVLDRALKEDPNSAWADDYLYETRLLLEGHAGALGHLCNKTSFFESNFYPGHLDNVDALMAHYRRVGLERCIDELVFGDMEYDYDFESFSHVPRWGPMVMENFEWRKLPEDRPIPYGEIRI; this is encoded by the coding sequence ATGGCTCCTCGATCCTTTCTCAGTCTTTCGTTCGAACTACGGCACATgatctataaatattacttcACCACGAAGCAAGGCTACCATTTCAATCCTACCTCACGCAAGCTCACTGCCGCCCACGGCGAGCCTATCGACCTCGCCCTCATGTATACATGCCGCTTCATTGCTGGAGAGACCAAAGAAATGCCTTTTCTGTACAATCACATCTGTTTCAAGACATTCTATCAAAAAGATCTTAGCGTATGGCTATGCCGTTTCGATTGGCTAGTCGCTGCCCAGTTCCAAAAGCAGATTCAACTCCTCGTTCAGTTAAGCCCGTTTATCACACCAGAAATTCACTTTCGTGTTAAAGAAAGGTTTCCATGGTTTGTTGCCAGTCTCTCCAGCGCACTTACCTACCACAACAACCCAGGACTGGATTGGCGAGATCGATTCGATATCTGCCCCAACAACCGAGTTCGATCTGCGCATCGAGAAGCTATCGAGTTCACTTTGCGGCTTCTTTGTGAAGGCTCGGGTGAACAATTTATAGACACTACCAATGAGAGCCTTGTCGGTTGGGAGTATAGCGGCGGTGCACGGCTCTCGAACTTTCTCGACAGATGCTACGAGCCCTGGCGTTTCCCTTCATTATTGTCCGATCTTGAAGAGATGGGGCATAGGCTTGGAGATCACAAGGCATGGCCTTCAATGACTTCGTGGGAGACCAGCGGACTCCATAACATGCAGTATCGCTCACGCTACCGCTTCTCTGCAGTTTCAACGGCTATAGGTTTCCTTGATGCCCTACCTATCAACAAGAGGTCATCTCTTCGCAATATTACCATTAGCGAAGATCGCACATCCGCAGGCGAACCAGATGGCCATGCTATAGGTCTTATTCCATTCTGCCAAGAAAACGGGCGGTTGCGGATCAAACACAAGTTTAGCATGGTAAGAAATATTTTCCAGCGTGCTTACAAGTCTGAATCTGAACCGGAGGACAATTGTTCTTCAGAGATCATGTTCAGATTCGCTGGTATGAATCTGTACGCCGTGGTTGGTAATTGCCTGGCAGAAGCCATGTATCTCCCAGACGCTGGTATGCCTGATGGTTCCTACACCCTGCTCCTGGATGGGGAAGATGCCGGGGATCTGTGCTCTGCGTTCTTCCAACAAGAGGTCCTAAAGAAAGAGGCTAGGCGGCTGGTCCTGGACCGTGCTCTAAAAGAAGATCCCAATAGCGCTTGGGCGGACGATTACTTATACGAGACGAGGTTGCTCCTCGAAGGGCATGCCGGCGCCCTGGGGCATCTCTGCAATAAGACGTCGTTCTTCGAGTCGAATTTCTATCCTGGGCATCTGGATAACGTAGACGCATTGATGGCGCACTACAGGAGAGTTGGGTTGGAGCGCTGCATAGATGAACTTGTCTTTGGAGATATGGAGTATGACTACGACTTTGAGTCATTCAGTCATGTCCCCAGATGGGGCccgatggtgatggagaacTTTGAGTGGCGGAAACTGCCTGAGGACCGGCCTATACCATACGGAGAGATTCGAATATAA
- a CDS encoding hypothetical protein (EggNog:ENOG41~MEROPS:MER0037236): MNFSPIRSIVHNEGCDLHYWYQGSGPLIIFIPGGNGHGMQFNNIIAALSDRFTCATFDRRQMSASQVPVNKRLSPPQQARDIRAVIQAVGFDKAILFGSSSGGIFAYQFAHDFPEMVVHLIAHEAGLAMLLPDATQILEWMYGLLDLFETQGQEAAANEFEKCLIGYDDEGVPKAGPPDPRNQKNFWEYEWAPLVGYCPNMFRIKEHGVSVGVMRGVRCKDAFYARAIEEQAKILECPRMTVPGHHEGFRCETEEFLPSLLEMLDILEKRK; the protein is encoded by the coding sequence ATGAACTTCAGTCCAATTAGAAGCATTGTCCACAACGAAGGATGTGACCTTCACTACTGGTATCAAGGTTCCGgtcctctcatcatcttcatccccgGTGGAAACGGCCACGGAATGCAGTTCAACAACATAATAGCCGCCCTCTCAGACCGCTTCACCTGCGCGACCTTCGATCGTCGCCAAATGTCAGCAAGTCAAGTCCCCGTCAATAAGCGCCTAAGCCCTCCCCAACAAGCTCGCGATATCCGCGCTGTCATCCAGGCTGTTGGTTTCGATAAAGCTATTCTCTTCGGTAGCAGTTCCGGTGGTATATTCGCATACCAATTCGCCCATGACTTTCCCGAAATGGTCGTTCACTTGATCGCTCATGAAGCCGGTCTTGCAATGCTTCTACCAGACGCAACGCAGATTCTTGAGTGGATGTACGGTCTTCTAGACCTTTTTGAAACTCAGGGCCAAGAAGCTGCGGCGAATGAGTTTGAGAAATGCCTCATTGGgtatgatgatgagggtgtTCCCAAAGCTGGACCGCCCGACCCAAGAAATCAGAAGAATTTTTGGGAATATGAATGGGCGCCGTTGGTTGGATACTGTCCTAATATGTTTCGGATTAAGGAGCACGGTGTCAGTGTTGGTGTGATGAGAGGCGTACGATGTAAAGATGCTTTCTACGCTAGAGCGATTGAGGAACAggccaagatcttggagTGCCCTAGGATGACGGTGCCTGGGCATCACGAGGGGTTTCGATGTGAGACGGAAGAGTTTCTCCCGTCACTATTGGAAATGCTTGATAttctggagaagagaaagtaG
- a CDS encoding hypothetical protein (EggNog:ENOG41), with the protein MPLPPNVKQSHFLVGWVCILQEEYSAVRHVLDKRYGTDHEAGFISGKGDSNTYELGRIGEHYVVINLPPAGIYGQISAFKIVSGMKSTFPHMRFWMLVGIGGGVPSQRADIRLGDVVLGTAVLPYKTGKQLEKSFKITGKTRQPPVELLSVVTQLRHKLDHGLSLEQSMEDVLQRRLISQHDPGRKYRRPAIDHLWRSDYIHQDGECACLHKQPNDTSRSIQREQPSTGQLIQTHCGIIGSADQVMKNAKKRDEIGRKEDVICFEMEATAVMEAAAGNQALNRCISIRGISDYSDGHKNDSWHDYAALSAAVCAAELLKCLALSSVRRMTIEMAPDEIADLIQGAVNAAEGRINQQKQFAEDEMKLMRVTCQKLLDETIHGLKEQAELEAARADYVTRFEWEEFTKQIETTAKKSSKLATAEEILDTAGELTDNIIQDAKGKGDGSYAKYFKFGSRFTKLAMNFRGAGSKTTATNSVTISPSFIPPTPPTSSQSSHKDTQSGPATPTRPAPTVPRFGYEQPSIPPRPQRTLLSRDRLPNGSPSGPPAQLAEILTGGLQERSTGETPRSASLLH; encoded by the exons ATGCCGCTACCACCGAACGTAAAGCAGTCTCACTTTCTTGTCGGATGGGTTTGCATTCTCCAGGAAGAATATTCTGCAGTTCGGCATGTCTTGGACAAAAGATATGGTACGGACCACGAAGCCGGCTTCATATCAGGCAAGGGCGACTCGAATACATACGAATTGGGCCGCATTGGTGAGCACTATGTGGTTATCAACCTTCCTCCAGCTGGGATCTACGGTCAGATCTCGGCTTTCAAGATCGTGAGCGGTATGAAGAGTACATTTCCTCACATGCGCTTTTGGATGCTTGTTGGAATTGGCGGAGGAGTTCCATCCCAGAGGGCCGATATTCGACTGGGTGATGTTGTCCTCGGCACGGCAGTCCTTCCCTACAAGACGGGCAAGCAGCTAGAAAAAAGCTTCAAAATCACCGGCAAGACAAGGCAACCCCCGGTTGAGCTTTTGAGTGTTGTTACACAGCTTAGGCACAAACTGGACCATGGATTATCGTTGGAACAGAGCATGGAGGATGTGCTTCAGCGGCGACTGATTTCGCAGCATGACCCCGGGAGGAAATATCGCCGCCCAGCAATCGATCACCTATGGAGGAGCGATTATATACATCAAGACGGCGAATGTGCCTGCCTCCACAAACAGCCAAATGATACTTCCAGATCAATCCAACGTGAACAGCCTTCTACTGGGCAGCTCATACAAACACACTGCGGTATCATTGGATCAGCGGATCAGGTCATGAAGAATGCGAAAAAGCGAGATGAAATAGGCCGTAAGGAAGACGTGATCTGTTTCGAGATGGAAGCCACGGCTGTAATGGAAGCAGCAGCTGGCAACCAAGCGCTAAACCGCTGCATCTCGATTCGAGGCATCTCAGACTACTCTGATGGGCACAAAAATGATTCATGGCACGACTATGCAGCTTTATCGGCAGCAGTTTGTGCTGCGGAGCTGTTGAAGTGTCTTGCGTTAAGTTCTGTTCGCAGAATGACAATCGAGATGGCTCCAGACGAGATAGCAGACCTTATCCAGGGCGCTGTTAACGCCGCCGAAGGGAGGATCA ACCAACAGAAGCAATtcgctgaagatgaaatgAAACTCATGCGGGTCACCTGCCAGAAGCTGCTGGATGAAACAATCCATGGTCTGAAGGAGCaggctgagcttgaagctgccAGAGCTGACTACGTGACTCGATTTGAGTGGGAAGAATTCACAAAGCAAATCGAAACTACAGCAAAGAAGTCAAGCAAATTAGCTACAGCTGAAGAAATTCTCGATACAGCTGGCGAACTTACCGACAACATTATCCAAGATGCAAAGGGCAAAGGGGACGGTTCTTATGCGAAATACTTCAAATTCGGATCGCGATTCACCAAACTTGCCATGAACTTCAGAGGGGCTGGAAGTAAGACCACAGCCACAAACAGCGTGACCATTTCTCCATCATTCATAccgccaactcctccaacATCCTCGCAGTCTAGCCATAAAGACACTCAGTCTGGGCCGGCTACCCCCACACGACCGGCACCTACAGTGCCTCGGTTCGGATATGAGCAACCTTCAATTCCGCCACGGCCTCAGAGAACCTTACTCAGTAGGGATAGACTACCAAATGGGTCTCCCTCAGGCCCTCCCGCTCAACTAGCAGAGATATTGACCGGTGGCTTGCAAGAAAGAAGCACTGGGGAGACACCAAGGTCTGCCTCTCTGCTTCATTAA